The genomic stretch TGCTTCAATAGTTCTTCGTTAGGTGGTATTTCATGGGTATCATTGGGAAATTCTACCGTCGCACCGATCCAATAATCGCCGTTACCTACAGGGACTATGTGAATATCATCGCCTGTAATTACTGGTTGAAAGTCGCGATCGCCTAAAGGATGTTTTAAGCTTACTTGCAAAGCTTGTCCCAACACAGGGCGAATATCAATCATTTGGTTTAATTGTGCTGTCAAAAGTGACGAACCCAATCCAGCGGCGATTATAAACCAATCAGCGGTAATTTTACCTTCTGTCGTCTCAAGTTCGTTGCATGAATTCGCGGAAGTTGAAGTTCCGTTGACGGTAACGCCAAATTTAAAAGTAACACCGTTGCGTCGAGATGCATCAACTAAAGCTAAAGTTAAAGCTGTTGGGTCAAGTTGGCGGTCTTGGGGAGAATAAATAGCACCGATAATATTATCGTTATTTACCTGCGGACAGACTGACTTTAATTTTGCCACGTCCCAAACTTCTAATTTCCAGTTTTGAGAAGAGCGAATTTCTGCTAGTTTTTGCCAAGCGGCTTTATTATCTTCTTGCAAACAAAGACTGAGAATTCCTTGACGATTAAAAGGGATTTTGCGATTTGTGATAGCTTCTAGTTCCGGAATTAAAGTTTCATAACGTTGAATGCTATATGAGCGCATTCGCCAAGCATTACCCTTAATTTTATGGCTAATCGCACCCATCAAAACGCCTAATGCTGCCCCTGTAGAGGCTTGGGCGGGTGGTTGTTTGTCGATAACAGTGATTTTGATGTCTTGAACTTGACTGAGTTCATAGGCGATCGCCGCCCCAACAATACCACAACCGATAACGACTACATGACTCATTGCTTTTTGGGGAGATGGGAGGATGGGGGGAGGGGGAGATGGGGGGAGGGGGAAAAGGAGAATTCAAAATTTAATACTCTCTCCCCCACTCCTCCACTCCCCCACTCCCCCACTCCCCCTTAAGCCTAACTTTCTTGTGGGTTGTTGCTTTGCGGTAACAATTGTAAGAAATTGTCAATGTCAGCAAAAGCGGCTTTGTTGTTGCTTAAAGCTAGTTGAGAGTTGCGATCGGCTGCGGCTTGATCTATTTTTAGCAGGTGGTTAAATAAATCTCGCGTTATCTGACGTGCTTGGGGTTGGTCTTTAGGTAGCAGGTTGGAAGTAATGTAACTCATGTTCAGCTTGACCGATGTCATCGGACCGTGGATAAAATTACCCACATCGATCCAATCATTTCTTCGGATCAGCTTTTGCAGTTCTTCCGAGCGATCGCGTACAGAAAGAATATCAGGAACATATTCCTGAATTTTCTCTAACTGAGCCGTAGTATAGGTTGGAGGTGCAGTAGCGACAGTCGGACCGCCACAACTAATCAGGAATGTTGCCAAAATTACCAGAATCAATGACAAAATAGAGCGTTGACGCGCCATATACTCAATTTTTTGTGTGTCTATTAACAGTGTCATTTTAGATCGCTAGGGCAATTTATCGTTCTTGCCAGCGAGAGTTTTTTTGCGATGTTGTGGAATTGGGCATTGGGCATTGGTGAGCCAGTGCGTTGGGCGGCTCTGCCGACTTGAAGCACCTGGCGAACCCGAAGGGTAATTGCTAATTGGGAATGGCTAATTGGTAATTGGGCCCTATCGCAATGGGCACGCTTGCATTGAGAATAAGAGATTCTTTCCATTCCCCATTACCCATTACCCATTACCCATTCCCCATTGCCCCAACATCGTAAAATACTTGCCAAGATGGATTTATACGATGCGTGAATTTTCAGTTTTGAATTTCAATTGCTAACAATGCCTTTCTTTCCTAAACTGCGTCCATACATTCTTATAGGCTTGTTCCTCAGCCTTTTTCTCAGTCTCGATTTGTTTTCAGACAATTTTACCAACGCGGCAACGCCAACTACAGTTGCACCTGTATCGGGTTCAGCACTGACCCAAGGGGTGACAAAAACGGTATTAGATAACGGTTTAACCGTGCTAACCAAGGAAATTCATACTGCACCAGTGGTCAGCGTGCAGGTTTGGTATAAAGTTGGTTCACGCAACGAGGGGACGGGGGAAAATGGTATCTCCCACCAGTTGGAACATTTAATGTTTAAAGGCACTTCTACACGTCCAGTGCAATTTGGTCGGCTGTTTAGTGCTTTGGGTAGTCAATTTAACGCTTTCACCAGCTATGACGAAACTGCTTACTATGGTACGGTGCAGCGAGACAAACTCGAAGCACTGCTGACTTTAGAAGCCGATCGCATGGAAGGTGCTTTAGTTGGACCCGACCAACTAACGAGCGAAAAGCGCGTAGTAATTTCTGAATTACAAGGATACGAAAATTCACCAAGCTACCGTCTCAGTCGAGCGGTGTTGCGAACTGCGTTCCCGAATCGCACTTATGGCTTACCTGTGGGAGGCACAAAAGCCGATGTCGAGAAATTCACCGTCGAGCAGGTGCGGAATTATTACCAAACCTTCTACAGTCCAGATAATGCCACATTGGTAGTTACAGGCGATTTTACCACCGCACCAACGCTGAAAGTTATCAAGGACACTTTCGGCAAGGTTCCCAAACGAGCCAAGACGGTTCCGCCAAAAGGTACCGTTGCTGTACCTTCTAATACTCCTGCGAAAAAAGAGCCAATCGTCCTCAAACAACCGGGAAGCGCGGCACTGCTGCAAGTTGTCTATCCCTTACCAGATGTCAAGCATCCCGATGTCGCGGCGATTGATTTGATGGATGGTATTCTTACAGGCGGTCGCAGTTCTCGACTTTACCAAGATTTGGTAGAATCCGGATTAGCTAGTTCAGTCAGTGCGAGTGCAGCAGAATTAATTGAACCAGGTTGGTATGAAATTAATGCTACAGCCGCGCCCGGTCAAGAATTATCAAAAATTGCTTCGGTGCTGCAACAATCGCTGACGAAACTGCAACAGCAGCCAGTCAGCAATGAAGAATTAAATAGAGCGAAGACGCAATTACAAGCTTCTTTTATACTGAATAATCAGGATATCACCAGTCAGGCAAACCAACTGGGGTATAATCAAACCGTCGCCGGAGATTATCGTTATATTGAGGGGTATCTAGCAGCGATCGCTAAAGTTACGCCAGCTGATGTCCAAAAAGCAGCGAAAACTTACCTCAATCCGGCTAAACAAACCATCGGCTTTTTTGAACCTACCCAAGCAGATGGTAAACCAGGAACTTCCAATGCTGGTTCTGGTCGCACCGCTGAGAACTTCAGCCCAGGTAAACCAGTAGACCCAGCAGAACTTGCCAAATATCTTCCTCCTGCCACATCAGCCACCACTGCTAGCAAACAATCGCTACCAGAACAGTTTACTCTGGCGAATGGAATGCGGGTTCTTTTGTTAAGCGATCGCAGTTTTCCCTCGATAAACCTCACCGGACAAATTGACGCTGGTGCTGAATTTGACAACATTCAAAAAGCTGGGCTAGCGAGTTTGACTGCTGGTAACTTAATGAATGGCACGAAAACCAAAAATGCTCTCACGCTGGCGAAATCGTTAGAAGATAGAGGAGCCAGTTTAGGTTTTATTGCTGGTCGTGAAGGTGTCGCTATTGGTGGTCAAGGTTTGTCTGCGAATCTGCCGATATTGATACAAACTCTCGCAGATGTAGTACAAAATGCTACTTTCCCGGCAGACCAATTGGAACTCAGCCGGCGACGGTCATTAATCGGGTTGAAAGCACAGCTAGATGACCCCCGTGGATTGGGACGAAGGGTTTTTCAGCAAGCAATTTACCCCGAAAATCATCCGTTCTACAGCTTTCCTACAGAAGAAAGTTTGAAGGCTATTACTCGCGATGATTTGGTTCGCTTTTATCAAGAACATTATCGACCGGATACAACAACGTTAGCGATGGTGGGTGACTTTGAACCAGCGAAGGTGAAAGCTTTACTAAATCAAGCTTTTGGTAAATGGCAAGCAAAAGGTAAAGCACCTGTTTTGAATCTTGCGTCAGTACCTTTGCCGCCAAATTTGAAACGTCTAAACAAAGTAATTCCCGGTAAGGCAGAGGCAGTTACTTATATAGGCTACAACGGCATCTCGCGTAAAGACCCTCGTTTTTATGCAGCGTTGGTACTGAATCAAATTTTAGGTGGTGATACCTTGTCTAGTCGCTTGGGTACTGAAGTACGCGATCGCCAAGGTTTAACTTACGGTATTTACAGTGCTTTTGCTGCTGGAGTTAATCCGGGTCCATTCTTAATTCAGATGCAGACTTCTCCCCAAGATGCGAATAAAGCGATCGCTAGCGCTGTTGCTTTACTCAAACAAGTCCGAGAACAAGGAGTCACAGAAGCTGAATTAAACTCGGCAAAACGCTCAATTACCAACAGCTATCCC from Tolypothrix sp. NIES-4075 encodes the following:
- the psbQ gene encoding photosystem II protein PsbQ yields the protein MARQRSILSLILVILATFLISCGGPTVATAPPTYTTAQLEKIQEYVPDILSVRDRSEELQKLIRRNDWIDVGNFIHGPMTSVKLNMSYITSNLLPKDQPQARQITRDLFNHLLKIDQAAADRNSQLALSNNKAAFADIDNFLQLLPQSNNPQES
- a CDS encoding M16 family metallopeptidase, coding for MPFFPKLRPYILIGLFLSLFLSLDLFSDNFTNAATPTTVAPVSGSALTQGVTKTVLDNGLTVLTKEIHTAPVVSVQVWYKVGSRNEGTGENGISHQLEHLMFKGTSTRPVQFGRLFSALGSQFNAFTSYDETAYYGTVQRDKLEALLTLEADRMEGALVGPDQLTSEKRVVISELQGYENSPSYRLSRAVLRTAFPNRTYGLPVGGTKADVEKFTVEQVRNYYQTFYSPDNATLVVTGDFTTAPTLKVIKDTFGKVPKRAKTVPPKGTVAVPSNTPAKKEPIVLKQPGSAALLQVVYPLPDVKHPDVAAIDLMDGILTGGRSSRLYQDLVESGLASSVSASAAELIEPGWYEINATAAPGQELSKIASVLQQSLTKLQQQPVSNEELNRAKTQLQASFILNNQDITSQANQLGYNQTVAGDYRYIEGYLAAIAKVTPADVQKAAKTYLNPAKQTIGFFEPTQADGKPGTSNAGSGRTAENFSPGKPVDPAELAKYLPPATSATTASKQSLPEQFTLANGMRVLLLSDRSFPSINLTGQIDAGAEFDNIQKAGLASLTAGNLMNGTKTKNALTLAKSLEDRGASLGFIAGREGVAIGGQGLSANLPILIQTLADVVQNATFPADQLELSRRRSLIGLKAQLDDPRGLGRRVFQQAIYPENHPFYSFPTEESLKAITRDDLVRFYQEHYRPDTTTLAMVGDFEPAKVKALLNQAFGKWQAKGKAPVLNLASVPLPPNLKRLNKVIPGKAEAVTYIGYNGISRKDPRFYAALVLNQILGGDTLSSRLGTEVRDRQGLTYGIYSAFAAGVNPGPFLIQMQTSPQDANKAIASAVALLKQVREQGVTEAELNSAKRSITNSYPVDLANPSDVATIILDNSVYGLSPTEIREFPNRIQAVTMTQVQQAIKDLINPDKLVIVTAGPNG
- a CDS encoding NAD(P)/FAD-dependent oxidoreductase is translated as MSHVVVIGCGIVGAAIAYELSQVQDIKITVIDKQPPAQASTGAALGVLMGAISHKIKGNAWRMRSYSIQRYETLIPELEAITNRKIPFNRQGILSLCLQEDNKAAWQKLAEIRSSQNWKLEVWDVAKLKSVCPQVNNDNIIGAIYSPQDRQLDPTALTLALVDASRRNGVTFKFGVTVNGTSTSANSCNELETTEGKITADWFIIAAGLGSSLLTAQLNQMIDIRPVLGQALQVSLKHPLGDRDFQPVITGDDIHIVPVGNGDYWIGATVEFPNDTHEIPPNEELLKQVLTGAIAFCPELAQATINRTWSGLRPRPEKRPAPIIGKLPGFNNILLATGHYRNGVLLAPATAHAIREMIISNDP